The following are from one region of the Etheostoma spectabile isolate EspeVRDwgs_2016 chromosome 2, UIUC_Espe_1.0, whole genome shotgun sequence genome:
- the LOC116702118 gene encoding E3 SUMO-protein ligase CBX4 — protein MELPAAGEHVFAVESIEKKRSRKGRFEYLVKWRGWSPKYNTWEPEENILDPRLLDAFQDRERQEQLMGYRKRGPKPKHLLVQVPSFARRSSILADLHEASLDEDSCQKPSPIQMLRPQGQQYQLNSKKHHPYQPLCREREAEQQANSKKFYFQLNSKKHHHYQPDLKGHEPIFAKPREVKASELANKGYNLPPVLQQKWVRDKDSGCLTKVKDITMELKKLPADLNGHKEPETARPKEDALAQSNGVSNGKLKIVKNKNKNGRIVIVMSKYMENGMKGAKVKNGDSETSEKPSQGTDTSAENHLEKMKLVKKLGLMNGFSKSPKDKPRVPSCGLNGPCPRAPEPTVTEQDKHVGVRGQGQLSADQPLQLTTEPNLFALPSDKGVAPPLDKRGSQGGFHGVKRHLFDTDSEEYGSSKRFVTSRSIDAPNTVSSPSQSISMDQNGHQSPIGLQDCGYADQEEPIDLSIVKSRPKTTQPETHPQAPTVTQATTHTQDETDTQTQTEAQPWTETQKTTEEENVTPLSVSDQDKRKEETFPSFQPFLGNIVITDITTNCLTVTFKEYIKV, from the exons ATGGAGCTACCCGCCGCGGGAGAGCACGTCTTTGCGGTGGAGAGCATCGAGAAGAAGCGCAGCAGAAAG GGGAGGTTTGAGTACTTGGTCAAGTGGCGAGGATGGTCCCCAAA ATACAACACGTGGGAACCAGAGGAAAACATCCTGGACCCAAGACTGCTTGATGCTTTCCAAGACAG GGAACGCCAGGAGCAGCTGATGGGATATCGCAAGAGAGGACCCAAGCCCAAGCACCTCCTGGTTCAG GTTCCTTCTTTCGCCCGGAGATCCAGTATTCTGGCGGACCTTCATGAGGCGTCCCTGGACGAGGACAGCTGTCAGAAGCCCAGCCCCATCCAGATGCTGCGCCCCCAGGGCCAGCAGTACCAGCTGAACAGCAAGAAGCACCACCCGTACCAGCCGCTGTGCAGGGAGCGCGAGGCCGAGCAGCAGGCCAACAGCAAGAAGTTCTACTTTCAGCTCAACAGCAAGAAGCACCACCACTACCAGCCGGACCTCAAGGGCCACGAGCCCATATTCGCCAAACCCCGAGAGGTAAAAGCTTCCGAGCTGGCTAACAAGGGCTACAACCTTCCCCCGGTGCTGCAGCAAAAGTGGGTCAGGGACAAGGACTCAGGCTGCCTGACAAAAGTCAAGGATATCACCATGGAGCTGAAGAAGCTTCCAGCAGACCTCAATGGCCACAAAGAACCGGAGACGGCCAGACCTAAAGAGGACGCTTTGGCGCAGTCTAACGGTGTCAGCAACGGGAAGCTAAAGATCGtgaagaacaaaaacaagaacGGGCGGATTGTTATCGTCATGAGCAAGTACATGGAAAACGGAATGAAAGGGGCCAAGGTTAAAAACGGCGATTCTGAAACTAGCGAAAAGCCGTCGCAAGGAACGGACACCAGCGCGGAGAACCACCTCGAGAAGATGAAGCTCGTCAAGAAGCTCGGCCTCATGAATGGATTTTCCAAAAGCCCCAAAGACAAACCAAGGGTTCCCAGTTGTGGATTAAACGGACCCTGCCCCAGAGCCCCGGAGCCAACTGTGACGGAACAGGATAAACATGTCGGGGTCAGGGGTCAGGGGCAGCTTTCAGCCGATCAGCCTTTACAATTGACAACCGAGCCTAATCTGTTCGCCCTGCCTTCGGATAAGGGAGTTGCCCCCCCACTGGACAAAAGAGGAAGCCAAGGTGGATTCCACGGAGTGAAGCGACACCTCTTTGACACAGACAGCGAGGAGTATGGGAGTAGTAAGAGGTTTGTGACTTCCAGGAGTATCGACGCTCCTAACACGGTGTCCTCACCCTCCCAAAGCATCAGCATGGACCAAAACGGACACCAGAGTCCCATCGGACTGCAGGACTGCGGGTATGCAGACCAGGAGGAGCCGATTGACTTGAGCATTGTCAAGTCCAGGCCTAAAACTACCCAGCCTGAAACACACCCACAGGCTCCGACTGTaacacaagctacaacacatacacaggatgaaacagacacacaaacacaaacagaggcACAGCCCTGgactgaaacacaaaaaactacaGAGGAGGAGAACGTCACTcctttgtctgtctctgaccaGGACAAGAGGAAAGAGGAGACATTTCCCTCTTTCCAGCCTTTCCTTGGGAATATAGTGATCACAGACATTACTACAAACTGCCTCACGGTCACGTTTAAGGAATACATCAAAGTGTAA